In one window of Nicotiana tabacum cultivar K326 chromosome 12, ASM71507v2, whole genome shotgun sequence DNA:
- the LOC107792635 gene encoding putative membrane protein At1g75140 — MASSNKGKIILFSLLLLFYVSSWVFSAFAENDSSSESVIIEEEKLYNHEIEQKFEHVDALDVLKRHQLQLEKLEELVKNLSLLVSKLESRLLDYPKGEILEDKKQSFKGTKQVVFDEKKKIQSDGFVGSSEGSLLESKVVDGERMGAVSVTKYSPLWLERFQFISAVRLGSDATSINVLPFRDAEGLSKYVVIGDDRGKVYAFSRNGEVLIDFQTSLSSPITAYVSYLSVYKNESLVVTGHENGGILMHRIWEVVPDGDDRAALHMETVRKFASPEIEEGGSSITSLEVHHVGRNRYILSTDFFGKLRVFRENGTVFGLTVPKSRPLAFLKQRLLFLTETGAGSLDLRTMRIRESECEGLNTSIARSYVFDATERSKAYGFTSDGDLIHVLLLGDNMNFKCRVRSKRKLEMAEPLSFQAIKGYLLIANQEKVSLYNVSSQHYVRSGGPRLLFSAGHDEIVASFLNYQSLELNDKYKKVIPLVASDQEKLIILGLGNGYLGIYRSNLPLFKNEFNTMMWTSPVLFFILFLLGAYYFFAKKKEALTSWGPDDPFNSTSVTSGAPLGSSQGDRSYADSSRNADLMDLRSSGLRAPSGRYVSPSCYPGGTTGAYRSNPSDTTSRPSSVDPNFRTTSELKFRGSNLETSGFPKRRDSLFVNSQIVDDGK, encoded by the coding sequence ATGGCAAGCTCAAACAAAGGCAAGATTATCttgttttctttgcttttgttattttatgtttCATCATGGGTTTTTAGTGCTTTTGCTGAAAATGATTCAAGCTCTGAATCAGttataattgaagaagaaaagttgtaCAATCATGAGATTGAACAGAAATTTGAACATGTTGATGCTTTAGATGTGTTAAAAAGACACCAACTTCAATTAGAAAAACTAGAAGAGCTTGTTAAAAATCTTAGCTTGCTTGTTTCTAAGTTAGAATCAAGATTATTGGATTACCCTAAAGGTGAAATCTTGGAAGATAAGAAGCAGAGTTTTAAAGGGACTAAGCAAGTTGTTTTtgatgagaaaaagaagattCAAAGTGATGGTTTTGTGGGTAGTAGTGAGGGTAGTTTATTGGAGAGTAAGGTAGTAGATGGGGAGAGAATGGGAGCAGTGTCTGTTACTAAGTATAGTCCTCTTTGGTTGGAAAGGTTTCAATTTATATCAGCAGTGAGATTGGGATCAGATGCAACAAGCATCAATGTGTTGCCATTTAGGGATGCTGAAGGATTGAGTAAGTATGTTGTCATTGGCGATGATCGCGGAAAGGTGTATGCATTCTCCAGAAATGGGGAAGTTTTGATTGATTTTCAGACGTCGTTGAGTTCACCAATAACAGCTTATGTGTCGTACTTGTCTGTTTATAAGAATGAGAGTTTGGTTGTTACGGGGCATGAAAATGGCGGTATTTTGATGCATAGAATTTGGGAGGTAGTCCCTGATGGTGATGACAGGGCTGCTCTTCATATGGAAACCGTAAGAAAATTTGCTTCACCTGAAATCGAGGAAGGTGGGTCTTCGATTACAAGTTTAGAGGTGCATCATGTTGGAAGAAATAGGTATATTTTGTCCACGGATTTTTTCGGGAAACTTAGGGTTTTTAGGGAGAACGGCACTGTTTTTGGGTTGACAGTGCCAAAGAGCAGGCCGCTTGCGTTTTTGAAACAAAGGCTTCTATTTCTAACAGAGACTGGTGCGGGGTCATTAGACTTGAGGACCATGAGAATTAGGGAATCTGAATGTGAAGGTTTAAACACTTCTATTGCTAGGAGTTATGTTTTTGATGCAACTGAACGGTCAAAGGCATATGGGTTTACATCTgatggtgatttgattcatgtgCTACTCTTAGGAGATAATATGAACTTCAAGTGCAGGGTTAGATCCAAGAGGAAGTTAGAAATGGCCGAGCCTTTATCATTTCAGGCGATTAAAGGATATTTGCTTATTGCTAACCAGGAGAAGGTATCACTGTATAATGTATCATCACAACATTATGTCCGGTCTGGTGGACCAAGGCTTTTGTTCTCTGCTGGTCATGATGAGATTGTAGCATCATTTTTGAACTATCAATCTTtggaattaaatgataaatataaaaAGGTGATTCCTTTAGTAGCCAGTGATCAAGAAAAGCTCATTATTCTTGGACTGGGAAATGGTTACTTGGGGATATATCGCTCAAACCttccacttttcaaaaatgaGTTCAACACCATGATGTGGACGAGTCCCGTTTTATTTTTCATCCTTTTCCTTTTAGGTGCATATTATTTTTTTGCCAAGAAAAAGGAAGCTCTTACCTCATGGGGACCTGACGATCCTTTCAATTCGACGAGTGTTACAAGTGGGGCTCCATTGGGATCCAGCCAAGGTGACAGATCTTATGCTGATTCATCGAGGAATGCAGATCTTATGGATCTAAGGAGTAGCGGCCTTAGAGCTCCATCTGGAAGGTATGTCTCTCCATCGTGCTATCCTGGTGGAACAACAGGTGCCTATAGATCAAATCCTTCCGATACAACTTCCAGGCCTTCCTCTGTTGATCCCAACTTTAGAACTACCTCGGAGTTGAAATTTAGGGGGTCGAATCTAGAAACATCAGGTTTTCCAAAAAGGAGAGATAGTCTATTTGTAAACAGTCAAATTGTGGATGATGGCAAGTAA